A part of Myxococcales bacterium genomic DNA contains:
- the rpsQ gene encoding 30S ribosomal protein S17, producing the protein MSQDKKRGIGRTLRGVVSSDKMDKTITVTVTNTVRHAAYKKFMKRSKKYHAHDENNQCKLGDVVVIKESAPYSKTKKWRLAKVVETRKL; encoded by the coding sequence ATGAGTCAGGATAAAAAAAGAGGCATTGGTAGAACATTACGAGGTGTTGTATCAAGTGATAAAATGGACAAAACCATCACGGTCACTGTTACAAATACTGTAAGACATGCGGCTTATAAGAAATTTATGAAACGTTCAAAGAAATACCATGCGCATGATGAAAATAATCAATGTAAATTAGGGGATGTTGTTGTGATAAAAGAATCAGCCCCCTATTCAAAGACTAAAAAATGGCGTTTAGCTAAAGTGGTCGAGACCCGTAAGCTATAG
- the rpmC gene encoding 50S ribosomal protein L29: MANDIAKMGIVELRNTAVELKKKLAQMRFDKATGKLLDSSAPCKTKRELARVLTKESQLTKK, encoded by the coding sequence ATGGCAAATGATATTGCAAAAATGGGAATTGTTGAGTTGAGAAATACTGCTGTTGAACTAAAGAAGAAGCTAGCCCAGATGCGATTTGATAAGGCTACTGGTAAGTTGCTGGATTCTTCCGCGCCGTGTAAGACCAAAAGAGAATTGGCACGAGTTTTAACAAAAGAAAGCCAGCTGACGAAGAAGTAA
- the rplX gene encoding 50S ribosomal protein L24 — MKIKTGDLVKVISGKTKGLTAKVLSVDIASERVVLEGGPKNLRHLKPEKSKKHPEGGIIERLSSIHVSNLMLMSEEENRPFRTGYLIKDKQKLRVTRGKNTTGKQV, encoded by the coding sequence ATGAAAATTAAAACAGGTGATCTAGTAAAGGTTATAAGCGGTAAGACCAAGGGATTGACTGCTAAGGTATTATCTGTAGATATTGCCAGTGAACGTGTGGTGCTTGAGGGTGGCCCTAAAAACTTGCGTCACTTGAAACCAGAGAAAAGCAAGAAGCATCCTGAGGGCGGAATTATTGAGCGTCTGTCTTCTATTCATGTTTCTAATCTAATGTTGATGTCTGAAGAAGAAAATAGACCGTTTAGAACTGGGTATTTAATTAAAGACAAACAAAAGCTTAGAGTTACTCGCGGAAAGAACACTACTGGAAAACAAGTCTAA
- the rpsJ gene encoding 30S ribosomal protein S10 produces MSATKIRIRLSAYDCKLLDRSAQDIAGTAHRTGAKVAGPIPLPTSITKYTVLRGPFTDKKSREQFEIRTHKRLLDIHEPTQGTLDALMKLDLSAGVDVELKN; encoded by the coding sequence ATGTCCGCAACTAAAATTAGAATTCGCCTTTCAGCATACGATTGTAAATTGCTGGACCGCTCGGCCCAAGATATTGCAGGAACCGCTCATCGTACAGGAGCAAAGGTTGCAGGACCAATTCCGCTCCCGACAAGTATTACCAAGTATACCGTTTTGCGTGGTCCCTTTACAGATAAAAAGTCTCGCGAACAATTTGAAATTCGTACACATAAACGTCTGCTTGATATTCATGAACCAACGCAGGGTACGCTGGATGCGTTGATGAAGCTTGATTTGTCTGCTGGTGTTGATGTCGAGCTCAAGAATTAA
- the fusA gene encoding elongation factor G: MSEQFPLERVRNIGIVAHIDAGKTTTTERILFYTGRSHKIGEVHEGAAVTDYMAQERERGITITAAAVSCEWRRRENPKAAPYRVNIIDTPGHVDFTIEVERSMRVLDGAVTVFDGVAGVEPQSETVWRQADRYGVPRMCFVNKLDRTGADFFRCVDMIVERLKARPSVLTLPIGNEASFKGIVDLIRMKALIWHDDSLGARYDVVDIPEELKEQSQKYREKLIEDCADCDDALAEKFLEGEELSEDEIIGAVRKGCLSGKIIPTFCGSAFKNKGVQFMLDSVVDFLPSPLDVPPIKGQLEDGTEASRKASLDEPFSALAFKIINDKYGQLTFVRVYSGSLKKGDSIVNMRTGKKMRIGRLVRMYADKREDIEEIDAGGIAAAIGIEATTGDTLCDGDHRIILESMDVPPAVVKLAIEPKTKSDQEKMSIGLGKLSSEDPSLRLSVDEETGQTTIAGMGELHLEIIVDRLKREFMVEANVGKPQVAYRETITKLVESEGKYVRQTGGRGQYGHVWLRVEPNEAGKGFEFESIIVGGSIPKEYIPAVKKGVEEALDSGIRAGFPVVDVKVSLFDGSYHDVDSNEMAFKIAGSMGFKDGAKKAAPIILEPLMKTEVIVPEEWMGDVIGDLNSRRGRITGMDERSGMKVVSANVPLAEMFGYANDLRSRTQGRATYTMEFSHYEPVPNSIAEEIISKATGE, from the coding sequence ATGTCAGAACAGTTTCCTTTAGAACGCGTCAGAAACATAGGGATTGTGGCTCATATTGATGCGGGAAAGACTACAACAACCGAACGAATTCTGTTTTACACTGGACGGAGTCATAAAATTGGTGAAGTGCACGAAGGTGCGGCTGTTACTGATTATATGGCCCAGGAGCGCGAACGCGGTATCACAATTACAGCCGCAGCCGTAAGTTGTGAATGGCGCCGAAGAGAAAATCCAAAAGCAGCTCCTTATCGTGTCAATATTATTGATACACCAGGGCACGTGGATTTTACTATTGAAGTAGAACGTTCTATGCGTGTTCTCGATGGTGCAGTTACTGTATTTGATGGCGTTGCAGGTGTAGAGCCCCAATCGGAAACTGTATGGCGTCAGGCTGATCGATATGGCGTACCACGTATGTGTTTTGTCAATAAGCTTGATAGAACAGGAGCAGATTTTTTTAGATGCGTTGATATGATTGTAGAGCGTCTAAAAGCTCGCCCTTCCGTATTGACTTTGCCTATTGGTAATGAAGCCTCGTTCAAGGGAATTGTTGATCTCATTCGAATGAAGGCTCTTATTTGGCACGATGATTCTCTTGGGGCTCGTTATGATGTTGTTGATATTCCAGAGGAATTAAAGGAACAATCCCAAAAATATCGCGAGAAACTCATAGAGGATTGTGCTGATTGTGATGATGCACTCGCTGAGAAATTTCTTGAAGGTGAAGAACTTAGTGAAGATGAAATCATAGGAGCAGTCAGAAAGGGCTGCTTGTCCGGTAAGATTATTCCGACCTTTTGTGGTTCAGCTTTCAAAAATAAGGGTGTCCAGTTCATGCTGGATTCAGTGGTTGACTTTTTGCCTTCTCCTCTTGATGTGCCTCCGATTAAGGGACAGCTTGAAGATGGTACTGAGGCCTCAAGAAAAGCAAGTCTGGATGAGCCCTTTTCAGCTCTGGCGTTCAAAATTATTAATGATAAATATGGCCAATTGACCTTCGTGAGAGTTTACTCTGGATCACTCAAAAAAGGTGATTCAATCGTAAATATGCGCACAGGGAAAAAAATGCGAATAGGCCGCCTTGTTCGTATGTACGCGGATAAACGAGAAGATATTGAAGAAATTGATGCTGGTGGTATCGCTGCAGCAATCGGTATAGAGGCAACTACCGGAGATACTCTATGCGATGGTGATCATCGTATCATCTTAGAGTCTATGGATGTTCCTCCTGCGGTTGTAAAATTAGCTATTGAACCTAAAACCAAGAGCGATCAAGAAAAGATGAGTATTGGTCTTGGCAAATTAAGTAGTGAAGATCCATCGTTGCGCCTAAGTGTAGATGAGGAAACTGGGCAGACTACCATTGCTGGCATGGGTGAGTTACACCTTGAGATCATTGTTGATCGTCTAAAACGCGAATTTATGGTCGAAGCAAATGTTGGTAAACCCCAGGTTGCTTACCGTGAAACTATTACTAAGCTTGTTGAAAGTGAAGGTAAGTATGTTCGTCAAACTGGTGGTAGAGGTCAGTACGGACATGTCTGGCTTAGAGTTGAGCCTAATGAGGCTGGCAAAGGCTTTGAATTTGAGAGCATCATAGTTGGCGGTTCCATACCTAAGGAGTACATACCTGCTGTTAAAAAGGGCGTTGAAGAAGCTCTTGATTCTGGTATTAGAGCAGGATTTCCTGTTGTTGACGTTAAAGTTTCCCTGTTTGATGGTAGCTACCACGACGTAGACTCTAATGAAATGGCTTTTAAAATAGCTGGTTCAATGGGTTTCAAAGATGGAGCTAAAAAAGCTGCCCCTATTATTCTTGAGCCGCTTATGAAAACAGAAGTCATCGTTCCTGAAGAATGGATGGGTGATGTTATAGGCGATCTTAATAGTCGACGGGGACGAATCACGGGTATGGATGAGCGAAGTGGTATGAAAGTTGTTTCAGCAAATGTGCCACTAGCTGAGATGTTTGGTTACGCGAATGATCTAAGGTCACGAACCCAAGGTCGTGCTACGTATACCATGGAGTTTAGCCATTATGAGCCAGTGCCAAATTCGATTGCCGAAGAAATAATTTCCAAGGCCACTGGTGAGTAA
- the rpsS gene encoding 30S ribosomal protein S19, protein MARSLKKGFFVDHHLWKFVTSADENNKKKVFKTWSRRSTITPEFVGGTFAVHNGKKFVPVYVTENMVGHKLGEFSPTRYFVGHAADKKSKK, encoded by the coding sequence ATGGCACGCTCATTGAAAAAAGGTTTTTTCGTAGATCACCATTTGTGGAAATTTGTTACTTCTGCCGATGAAAACAATAAGAAAAAAGTATTCAAAACTTGGTCTCGTCGTTCGACAATTACGCCTGAGTTCGTAGGTGGGACTTTTGCGGTTCACAATGGTAAAAAATTTGTACCTGTTTATGTGACAGAAAATATGGTTGGGCACAAACTCGGCGAGTTTTCCCCTACGCGTTATTTTGTTGGGCATGCGGCAGATAAAAAATCTAAGAAATAG
- the rplN gene encoding 50S ribosomal protein L14: MIQTQTCLAVADNSGAKKICCIKVLGGSHRRYAYVGDVIVASVKEASPGSKVQKGSVVRATIVRTKKEIGRADGTYIRFDNSAAVLVNKDNEPIGTRIFGAVARELRAKNFMKIVSLAPEVL; encoded by the coding sequence ATGATTCAAACGCAGACTTGTTTGGCAGTGGCTGATAATAGCGGAGCTAAAAAGATTTGTTGTATTAAGGTATTAGGTGGATCTCATCGCCGTTATGCCTACGTTGGTGATGTTATTGTAGCAAGCGTTAAAGAGGCGTCTCCAGGTTCTAAAGTTCAAAAGGGTTCTGTCGTAAGAGCGACCATAGTACGAACCAAAAAAGAAATTGGTAGAGCAGACGGTACCTATATTCGTTTCGATAATTCGGCTGCTGTTCTAGTAAATAAGGATAATGAGCCAATAGGTACACGTATATTCGGGGCAGTAGCTCGAGAGTTGCGCGCTAAGAATTTTATGAAAATTGTTTCGTTAGCACCTGAAGTGCTCTAG
- the rpsG gene encoding 30S ribosomal protein S7: MPRRREVEKRNIDPDPKFNDRLVTKLINVVMKDGKKSVAEHIVYGAFQIIEDKNKEEPLKVFKKAMENVKPAVEVKSRRVGGASYQVPIEVPANRRVALGLRWLRDSARNRNERTMEEKLAGEMFDASQSRGLACKKREDTHKMAEANKAFAHYRW; the protein is encoded by the coding sequence ATGCCAAGAAGACGAGAAGTAGAAAAACGAAATATCGATCCAGATCCTAAGTTCAACGATCGCTTAGTAACCAAATTGATCAATGTCGTAATGAAAGATGGCAAGAAATCAGTAGCCGAGCACATTGTCTATGGCGCATTTCAAATCATTGAAGATAAAAACAAAGAAGAGCCTCTCAAGGTCTTCAAGAAAGCAATGGAAAATGTAAAGCCTGCAGTAGAAGTGAAGTCTCGCCGAGTTGGTGGCGCAAGTTACCAAGTACCTATTGAAGTGCCAGCTAATCGACGTGTCGCTTTGGGGTTGCGCTGGTTAAGGGATTCAGCCCGTAATCGTAATGAACGCACCATGGAAGAAAAACTTGCCGGTGAGATGTTCGATGCCTCTCAAAGCCGTGGTCTCGCATGCAAGAAACGGGAAGATACTCATAAGATGGCAGAAGCAAATAAGGCATTTGCTCATTATCGTTGGTAA
- the rplD gene encoding 50S ribosomal protein L4: MATFEVFNFAGEKISQAELEDSVFGAEVRPYLHSEVVNWQRACGRAGTQSVLTKAEVAGTTKKPFPQKGRGCARQGSGRKNPHQKGGGVAFAPKPRDYSFSMPKSKKRAALASVITARIQEGRFRLLDELSFPEPKTKRVCELLGNFKMDSCLLIDEDNNKARLSSRNHQGVKFLKQEGINVADVLRYPYLIMTVNAAKNLEKRLVG; the protein is encoded by the coding sequence ATGGCTACATTTGAAGTATTTAATTTTGCTGGTGAAAAAATCAGCCAGGCAGAGCTGGAAGATAGCGTATTTGGAGCCGAAGTACGGCCGTATCTTCATAGTGAAGTTGTAAATTGGCAGCGAGCTTGCGGGCGTGCAGGTACTCAGAGCGTGCTTACTAAAGCAGAAGTTGCTGGAACGACTAAGAAGCCTTTTCCTCAGAAGGGGAGAGGTTGTGCTCGCCAAGGTTCAGGTCGTAAAAATCCGCATCAGAAAGGTGGTGGTGTTGCCTTTGCTCCTAAGCCACGAGATTACAGTTTTAGCATGCCAAAATCAAAGAAAAGAGCTGCTTTAGCTTCAGTAATTACAGCTCGTATTCAAGAAGGCAGGTTTAGATTGCTTGATGAACTTTCTTTTCCTGAACCTAAGACAAAACGCGTTTGTGAATTACTTGGTAATTTTAAGATGGACTCTTGTCTGTTGATTGATGAAGACAACAATAAGGCACGTTTGAGTTCGAGAAATCATCAAGGTGTGAAGTTTCTAAAGCAAGAAGGTATTAATGTCGCTGATGTGCTTAGGTATCCTTACTTGATTATGACGGTAAATGCCGCCAAAAATCTTGAAAAACGTTTAGTAGGTTAG
- the rpsC gene encoding 30S ribosomal protein S3, whose amino-acid sequence MGQKVSPIGFRLGINKTWDSKWFRSKNYAQWLKEDLQIRKFVNKQCKSAAISRVEIERAADKCKVSIYSARPGVLIGKKGTEIEGLKKNIQKYSESEVFLNIHEVRKPEMDATLVAQKVAQELERRVAFRRAMKKVMASAQKFGVLGVKVMCSGRLGGAEMSRCEWYREGRVPLHTLRADIDYGFAEADTTYGKIGCRVWLFKGEVLPTESVENKRQPA is encoded by the coding sequence ATGGGTCAGAAGGTTAGTCCGATAGGTTTTAGGCTAGGCATTAATAAAACTTGGGATTCCAAGTGGTTTCGTTCAAAGAATTATGCACAATGGCTTAAAGAAGATTTACAAATTCGTAAATTTGTAAATAAACAGTGTAAAAGCGCTGCTATCAGTCGTGTTGAGATAGAACGTGCCGCAGATAAATGCAAAGTAAGTATCTATTCTGCTCGTCCAGGCGTACTTATTGGGAAAAAGGGTACGGAAATTGAGGGACTAAAAAAGAATATTCAAAAGTATTCTGAGAGTGAAGTATTTCTCAATATTCACGAAGTCAGAAAACCTGAAATGGATGCGACTTTAGTCGCTCAGAAAGTTGCGCAAGAGCTTGAACGACGTGTAGCTTTTCGTCGAGCCATGAAGAAAGTTATGGCAAGCGCTCAGAAGTTCGGTGTCTTAGGAGTGAAAGTAATGTGCTCAGGACGGCTAGGTGGGGCTGAAATGTCTCGATGCGAGTGGTATCGAGAAGGACGTGTTCCGCTTCATACTTTGCGAGCTGATATTGACTATGGTTTTGCTGAGGCAGATACCACTTATGGAAAGATTGGATGTAGAGTTTGGCTTTTTAAAGGTGAAGTTCTCCCGACGGAATCTGTTGAGAACAAGCGCCAACCAGCCTAG
- the rplP gene encoding 50S ribosomal protein L16: protein MLSPARLKYRKTQKGRLRGAAKGGSEISFGSVALLSTGAGWVTNKQIEACRIAATRHVKRGAKVYIRIFPDKPVTKKPAEVRMGKGKGGVEGWVACVRRGRILFEIAGVDDALATRALELAAAKLPVSTKIICSSNEL from the coding sequence ATGTTATCTCCTGCAAGATTGAAATATCGAAAAACACAGAAAGGACGACTGCGCGGAGCAGCAAAAGGTGGCTCGGAAATTAGCTTTGGTTCTGTTGCACTGTTAAGCACTGGTGCTGGCTGGGTGACCAATAAGCAAATAGAAGCTTGCCGTATTGCAGCTACTCGCCATGTTAAGAGAGGCGCCAAAGTATATATCCGTATATTTCCAGACAAGCCTGTTACTAAGAAGCCTGCCGAAGTTCGGATGGGTAAAGGTAAGGGAGGTGTTGAAGGCTGGGTGGCCTGTGTCAGAAGAGGAAGAATATTGTTTGAAATTGCCGGCGTGGATGATGCTTTAGCTACGCGCGCTTTAGAGCTTGCTGCGGCTAAATTACCGGTAAGTACAAAAATAATTTGTTCTTCTAATGAACTGTAG
- the tuf gene encoding elongation factor Tu translates to MSKEKFSRDKPHVNIGTIGHVDHGKTTLSAAITKIMAEKNGGNAVAYDQIDKAPEERERGITISTAHLEYETAKRHYAHVDCPGHADYVKNMITGAAQMDGAILVVSAADGPMPQTREHILLARQVGVPCIVVFLNKVDMVDDAELLDLVELEVRELLSAYKFPGDDTPIIRGSALKALEGDKSDIGEGAIVKLMDAVDEYIPTPSRAIDQPFLMPVEDVFSISGRGTVVTGRVEKGVVKVGEEVEIVGFKPTSKTTVTGVEMFRKLLDQGQAGDNVGCLLRGLKREDIERGQVLAAPGSIKPHKKFKAEVYVLTKEEGGRHTPFFTKYRPQFYFRTTDVTGTVSLPEGVEMVMPGDNTQMEVELLTPVAMDKELRFAIREGGRTVGSGVVTQIIE, encoded by the coding sequence ATGTCTAAAGAAAAATTTTCTAGAGATAAACCACACGTTAATATTGGTACTATTGGTCACGTAGATCACGGTAAGACCACTCTTTCTGCGGCTATCACCAAGATTATGGCTGAGAAAAATGGCGGTAATGCTGTTGCCTATGATCAAATTGATAAAGCCCCAGAAGAAAGAGAACGTGGTATTACCATTTCTACTGCTCACTTAGAGTATGAAACAGCCAAGCGTCACTACGCTCACGTAGACTGCCCAGGGCACGCCGATTATGTTAAGAACATGATCACCGGTGCTGCGCAGATGGACGGCGCTATATTGGTTGTTTCGGCTGCTGATGGTCCTATGCCTCAGACACGTGAACATATTCTTCTTGCTCGCCAAGTAGGTGTGCCATGCATCGTTGTTTTTCTTAACAAAGTAGACATGGTAGATGATGCAGAATTGCTGGATCTCGTAGAACTTGAAGTAAGAGAACTGTTGAGTGCGTACAAGTTTCCTGGTGATGATACTCCAATCATTCGTGGTTCAGCACTTAAAGCTCTAGAAGGCGATAAGAGTGATATCGGTGAAGGTGCAATCGTCAAATTGATGGATGCTGTGGATGAGTACATTCCTACACCATCACGCGCTATCGATCAGCCTTTCTTGATGCCTGTTGAAGATGTATTTTCTATCTCCGGTCGTGGTACAGTTGTTACTGGCCGCGTAGAGAAAGGTGTCGTTAAAGTAGGTGAGGAAGTAGAGATCGTTGGATTTAAGCCTACAAGCAAGACTACAGTGACTGGCGTTGAAATGTTCCGTAAACTACTTGATCAAGGTCAAGCAGGAGATAACGTTGGATGTCTTTTGCGTGGACTAAAGCGTGAAGATATTGAGCGTGGTCAGGTTTTGGCTGCTCCAGGTAGTATTAAGCCACACAAGAAGTTCAAAGCAGAAGTTTATGTTCTCACCAAAGAAGAAGGTGGGCGTCATACCCCATTCTTTACTAAGTATCGTCCTCAGTTTTACTTCAGAACAACTGACGTGACCGGTACTGTATCTTTGCCTGAAGGCGTAGAAATGGTTATGCCTGGTGACAACACTCAAATGGAAGTTGAGCTGTTGACTCCGGTAGCTATGGATAAAGAACTTCGTTTTGCTATTCGTGAAGGTGGTAGAACTGTTGGTTCAGGAGTTGTTACTCAGATTATTGAGTAA
- the rplW gene encoding 50S ribosomal protein L23, translating into MFDQCNVYEVLRRPILTEKCSQMRESQNKILVEVAPWANKYQIVQAAKALFNVEVVDVNTLNYRGKIKRVRQQMGKRKNTKRAYLTLKNGSDVDLFGLIGQEVSHQEEQNA; encoded by the coding sequence ATGTTTGATCAATGTAATGTTTATGAAGTATTAAGAAGACCTATCCTCACTGAAAAATGTTCCCAGATGAGAGAAAGCCAAAATAAAATTCTCGTGGAAGTAGCGCCCTGGGCTAACAAGTATCAGATTGTTCAAGCAGCAAAAGCTCTTTTTAATGTTGAAGTTGTTGATGTGAACACTCTTAACTATAGGGGAAAGATCAAGCGAGTACGACAACAGATGGGTAAACGCAAGAATACTAAAAGAGCCTATTTAACATTAAAGAATGGTTCGGATGTTGACTTATTCGGTTTGATAGGACAAGAAGTTTCGCACCAAGAAGAACAAAATGCTTAA
- the rplV gene encoding 50S ribosomal protein L22 gives MATLEKKKALARKAARREGPVRASMRNLPMSARKVRVIADAIRDTKLTHALAFLSTQKKACCVPLKKLLEAAAANADSRKLDVDELSISRIVVDKGPLRKRFMPRAQGRATKIRKQTAHIEVFLGAN, from the coding sequence ATGGCAACGTTAGAGAAAAAAAAGGCATTGGCTAGAAAAGCCGCTAGAAGAGAAGGGCCGGTTCGCGCAAGCATGAGAAACCTTCCCATGAGTGCTCGAAAAGTGCGGGTAATTGCTGATGCCATTCGAGATACCAAGCTTACTCACGCATTAGCTTTTTTATCGACACAGAAAAAGGCTTGTTGCGTCCCATTGAAGAAGCTCTTGGAAGCTGCGGCTGCAAACGCAGATAGTCGAAAGCTTGACGTGGATGAGTTGAGTATTTCACGCATCGTTGTGGATAAAGGTCCCTTGAGAAAGCGTTTTATGCCTCGTGCTCAGGGACGAGCTACAAAAATTCGTAAGCAAACGGCTCATATAGAAGTGTTCTTAGGGGCTAACTAA
- a CDS encoding protein kinase, whose translation MSLHNDGIAKNIFEQRHLLLVTEFLNQGGQATLYKGRILPHYQDIILKIYNDRSQAKREAKALCALKHPCIPAYQGYCQVKESLGIILDYFPAKSFRQVIKSKLSLEHIRSITRQLLEILAYIHSTGIYHNDLSPDNLLWQQHKGSLIIDFGAASFGPLSSSFPFGQTCYLAPEILFGAQTSHLSDLYSLGTILFECITMQSFNPAKMYRSFRLLEENVTGDQKDLFYLIKALLAPTPRLRPKSAQKILDVMQWQQVRDPPLLMKDNEETKIISHSERMTLIQTTIDYIPLRSNTDDRGDSSMPEFFEYELN comes from the coding sequence ATGAGCTTGCACAACGATGGTATCGCCAAGAATATTTTTGAACAAAGACATCTGCTTTTAGTTACTGAATTTCTAAATCAAGGGGGACAGGCTACACTTTACAAGGGGCGTATACTACCTCACTATCAAGATATCATCCTAAAGATTTATAATGATCGTTCTCAGGCAAAGCGGGAAGCCAAAGCACTCTGTGCTTTAAAGCATCCGTGTATCCCAGCATATCAAGGATATTGCCAGGTTAAGGAATCACTAGGAATTATTTTGGATTATTTTCCAGCCAAGAGCTTCAGACAGGTGATTAAGAGCAAGCTTTCACTTGAGCATATAAGAAGCATTACAAGGCAGCTTTTAGAAATATTGGCCTATATTCATTCTACGGGCATTTATCATAACGATCTATCACCCGATAATCTGCTCTGGCAGCAACATAAGGGTTCTCTCATAATCGACTTTGGTGCTGCGAGTTTTGGTCCGCTTTCTAGTTCATTTCCTTTCGGACAAACTTGCTATCTCGCTCCCGAAATCTTGTTTGGTGCTCAGACCAGTCATTTGTCGGATCTTTACAGTTTGGGCACAATTTTATTTGAGTGCATTACCATGCAATCTTTTAATCCCGCAAAAATGTATAGATCATTTAGATTACTAGAGGAAAATGTAACAGGCGATCAGAAGGATTTATTCTACCTCATTAAAGCTTTACTTGCCCCTACCCCGCGGCTCCGTCCTAAATCTGCTCAAAAGATTTTAGATGTAATGCAATGGCAACAAGTTCGTGATCCGCCCCTTCTAATGAAAGACAACGAAGAGACAAAAATTATATCTCACTCAGAAAGAATGACTTTGATTCAAACCACCATCGACTATATTCCATTGCGCTCTAATACTGATGATCGCGGTGATTCATCGATGCCAGAGTTTTTTGAATACGAATTAAATTGA
- a CDS encoding 30S ribosomal protein S12 translates to MPTISQLVRNGRRKLSEKSDSPHLQNCPQKRGVCIRVYTTTPKKPNSALRKVARVRLTNGMEVTTYIPGEGHNLQEHSVVLIRGGRVKDLPGCRYHVVRGALDSVSVNGRKKGRSKYGTKKGK, encoded by the coding sequence ATGCCAACGATTAGCCAATTGGTTCGTAATGGTCGTCGTAAGCTTTCAGAGAAAAGTGATTCGCCGCACCTTCAAAATTGCCCTCAAAAGCGAGGGGTGTGTATTCGTGTGTACACCACTACACCTAAAAAACCTAACTCAGCTCTAAGAAAAGTAGCTCGGGTTCGTTTAACTAATGGAATGGAAGTGACCACGTATATTCCTGGTGAAGGCCACAATCTGCAAGAACACTCTGTTGTGCTCATTCGTGGAGGTCGTGTTAAAGACTTGCCCGGATGTCGGTATCACGTTGTTCGAGGTGCATTGGATTCAGTAAGTGTTAATGGTCGTAAAAAAGGCCGTTCCAAATATGGAACCAAGAAAGGGAAATAG
- the rplB gene encoding 50S ribosomal protein L2 gives MAIIVYKPTSAGRRNSSINRDTTLSKKKPEKNLVRGKKAISGRGSNGRINVRFRGGAHKRKLREVDFVRSKTGIAAKVVAFEYDPNRSANLALIQYLDGVKSYILAPNNLKIGDTVVSGPASEVRVGNHLPLKNIPLGLEIHNIELKPLKGGQLVRSAGVVAQLLAKEGDYVTIRMPSGEMRYIHGNCSATIGQVGNVGHELRKIGKAGKKRWLGFRPHNRGVAMNPVDHPLGGGEGKSSGGRHPVSPWGQPTKGHRTRNNKRTANMIIKRRKK, from the coding sequence GTGGCTATTATTGTATACAAGCCGACAAGTGCCGGCCGACGAAATTCTAGCATTAATAGGGATACAACTCTCAGTAAAAAGAAACCCGAAAAAAACTTAGTGAGAGGTAAAAAGGCGATCAGTGGACGAGGCTCAAATGGTCGTATTAATGTCCGCTTTCGTGGTGGTGCCCATAAACGAAAATTGAGGGAAGTTGATTTTGTTCGAAGCAAAACGGGAATTGCTGCCAAAGTAGTAGCTTTTGAGTATGATCCAAATCGCAGTGCTAATCTAGCCCTTATACAATACCTAGACGGTGTCAAAAGCTATATTTTAGCTCCTAATAATCTTAAGATCGGAGACACTGTAGTTTCGGGTCCGGCTTCGGAAGTAAGAGTAGGCAATCACTTACCGCTAAAAAATATTCCCTTGGGTTTAGAAATTCATAATATAGAACTCAAACCATTAAAGGGTGGGCAGCTTGTCCGTTCGGCTGGTGTGGTTGCGCAGTTGCTTGCTAAAGAGGGCGACTATGTGACTATCAGAATGCCGTCCGGTGAGATGAGATATATTCATGGAAATTGCTCCGCGACCATTGGACAGGTTGGCAATGTTGGGCATGAATTGCGTAAGATCGGGAAGGCAGGCAAGAAGCGTTGGTTAGGATTTAGGCCTCATAACAGAGGGGTCGCAATGAACCCTGTTGATCACCCCTTAGGTGGTGGTGAAGGAAAATCCTCCGGTGGTCGACATCCTGTATCGCCTTGGGGACAACCTACTAAAGGTCACCGAACCAGAAATAATAAACGTACAGCTAATATGATTATTAAGCGTCGCAAGAAATAA